A genome region from candidate division KSB1 bacterium includes the following:
- a CDS encoding YncE family protein translates to MNILRRILALFWTFTVTMAASSQTIPVGKGPDALFLTPNERYLYVANVEDTFITVVDTRTDKVVQTIDGTDYPWGFARLGSSNLVAVSGWNKGVDVIDFTKHEIVRSKRYEHNLGGIVATDDGKTLFVIATEANKILKLDAGSLEILDEYPTGNGPDGVGLSKSGSKLYGTNTKDGTISIIDVKTKQATLLEVGHKPELIHANHDRSRLFISNFFANKIHIVDSNAGKIIHEITGLDGPEDAVLSKSEKILYVVNFNSSQVFSYDAKTYEKLPQEFVVGTKPIGIVSAVNDSRLYVSNYGDNSVAVILLHSQSKLSDRDTEREILVKFKASVKESQIAKLASELGLQQIKTIAALRLRVFHITSEKSVKEVITACEKQPFVEYAEANQKVGKKSEKN, encoded by the coding sequence ATGAATATATTAAGACGCATTTTGGCTCTGTTCTGGACCTTCACTGTTACAATGGCTGCATCATCCCAAACCATCCCGGTGGGCAAAGGCCCGGACGCCCTCTTCCTCACTCCTAACGAACGCTATCTCTACGTCGCCAACGTCGAGGACACGTTCATTACCGTCGTCGATACACGTACGGACAAAGTGGTGCAAACTATCGACGGCACCGATTATCCCTGGGGCTTTGCCCGACTCGGTAGTTCAAATCTAGTGGCTGTCAGCGGCTGGAATAAAGGCGTCGATGTCATCGATTTTACGAAGCACGAAATCGTCAGATCAAAACGCTACGAGCACAACCTCGGCGGCATCGTGGCGACGGATGATGGCAAAACTTTGTTTGTTATCGCGACCGAAGCCAACAAAATCCTGAAACTCGACGCCGGTTCACTTGAAATTCTCGATGAATACCCAACCGGCAACGGCCCGGATGGCGTCGGGTTGTCGAAAAGCGGCAGCAAACTGTACGGCACCAACACCAAAGACGGCACCATTTCCATCATCGATGTGAAAACCAAGCAGGCCACGCTGCTTGAAGTCGGCCACAAACCGGAATTGATTCATGCCAACCACGACCGCTCCCGGCTATTTATCAGCAATTTCTTCGCCAACAAAATCCACATCGTCGATTCGAACGCCGGAAAAATCATCCACGAAATCACCGGTCTCGACGGTCCGGAAGATGCGGTGTTGTCGAAATCCGAGAAGATTCTTTACGTGGTCAATTTCAACAGCTCGCAAGTTTTCAGCTATGACGCGAAGACTTACGAAAAACTTCCACAGGAGTTCGTCGTTGGCACCAAACCGATTGGGATCGTGTCTGCGGTAAATGACAGCAGGCTTTACGTGAGCAATTACGGCGACAACTCGGTGGCGGTGATTTTGTTGCATTCGCAATCAAAGCTGTCCGACCGTGATACCGAACGGGAAATTTTGGTGAAATTTAAGGCCAGTGTAAAGGAAAGCCAGATCGCGAAATTGGCGTCGGAGCTCGGTTTGCAGCAAATCAAAACCATCGCAGCGCTGCGGTTACGCGTTTTCCACATCACTTCCGAAAAAAGTGTAAAAGAGGTGATCACCGCCTGCGAAAAACAGCCGTTCGTAGAATACGCGGAGGCAAATCAGAAGGTAGGGAAAAAAAGTGAAAAGAATTGA
- a CDS encoding (2Fe-2S)-binding protein — protein MSECCNSSECATQKSGVCPVCGEKGKGVDRITPENLLAAKQAVRLKEIDYYFCPTHSCEVVYFSQEGAQYFTKKDVKTRVGLKETDDPIPVCYCFDFTRDKIFDEIRQTGTSNASTYITEKVQAGECACEIKNPSGRCCLGDVNATVKEGLRLYGQITSIKV, from the coding sequence ATGTCCGAATGTTGTAATAGCTCCGAATGCGCGACGCAAAAATCAGGGGTTTGCCCGGTGTGCGGTGAAAAGGGCAAGGGGGTCGATAGAATCACGCCGGAAAACCTGCTGGCCGCAAAGCAGGCCGTCCGGCTAAAGGAGATCGATTATTATTTTTGTCCGACGCACTCCTGTGAGGTGGTTTACTTTTCACAAGAGGGAGCTCAGTATTTTACCAAAAAAGATGTCAAAACCCGCGTTGGACTGAAAGAAACTGACGACCCGATTCCGGTCTGTTACTGTTTCGATTTTACCCGCGATAAGATTTTCGATGAAATTCGGCAGACCGGGACCAGTAACGCTTCGACTTACATCACCGAGAAAGTGCAGGCCGGCGAATGCGCCTGCGAAATCAAAAATCCGTCCGGTCGCTGTTGTCTCGGGGATGTCAATGCGACTGTCAAAGAAGGTTTGAGGCTTTATGGACAAATCACAAGCATCAAAGTTTAA